A region of Cellulophaga sp. RHA19 DNA encodes the following proteins:
- a CDS encoding undecaprenyl-phosphate glucose phosphotransferase codes for MLSNQHRFSSLLVPLSYGLDLLIINLFAYYMPINFENALVFHCYLSCAWVILSLKSNFYEVYRYSKATRILILLFTQFVFFFLILYAFIGFFKQPNISRLELGKYFLYVGLVISIVKFLNYYLLMSYRKRIKGNLRNVVVIGKNKKADQLVNVFQERVEYGYQFLKQFSTKDDNFKLENSFDYISKNNIDEIYCSVTELSNKQIISLINFADNNLKTLKFIPDNKNIFSKKLKFEYYDYIPVLSLREIPLHEGINAFVKRLFDVVFSLVVIVFLLSWLIPLMAIIITLESKGPVFFRQKRNGIDNEEFYCYKFRSMAPNKDADNYMATKNDMRITKVGKFIRKTSIDELPQFYNVLFGSMSVVGPRPHMVKHTSEYANKVNKYMVRHFVKPGITGLAQVRGYRGEIEKDEDILNRTKFDIFYIENWSLFLDLKIIVQTVLNAVSGEEKAY; via the coding sequence ATGCTATCTAACCAACACAGATTTTCTTCCTTATTAGTGCCATTATCATATGGGCTAGATTTACTTATAATAAATCTATTTGCCTATTATATGCCTATTAATTTTGAGAATGCATTAGTGTTTCATTGTTACCTATCTTGTGCTTGGGTTATACTATCACTAAAAAGTAATTTTTATGAAGTTTATAGGTATAGTAAGGCAACTAGAATACTAATATTACTTTTTACACAGTTTGTGTTTTTCTTTTTAATACTCTATGCTTTTATTGGCTTTTTTAAACAGCCCAATATAAGTAGGCTAGAGTTAGGTAAGTACTTTTTGTATGTAGGTCTGGTAATATCTATTGTCAAGTTTTTAAATTATTACCTTTTAATGAGCTATAGAAAGCGAATTAAAGGTAACCTAAGAAATGTTGTTGTTATTGGTAAAAATAAAAAAGCAGATCAACTTGTAAATGTTTTTCAAGAGCGAGTAGAGTATGGATATCAGTTTCTAAAGCAGTTTTCAACAAAGGATGATAATTTTAAATTGGAAAATAGTTTTGATTACATATCAAAGAATAATATTGATGAAATATATTGTTCTGTTACAGAACTTTCAAACAAGCAAATTATTAGTCTTATCAATTTTGCAGATAACAATTTAAAGACACTAAAATTTATACCTGACAATAAAAACATTTTTTCAAAGAAGCTAAAGTTTGAATATTATGATTATATACCTGTGCTTTCTTTACGTGAAATTCCGTTACATGAAGGTATAAACGCATTTGTTAAACGTTTGTTTGATGTTGTTTTTTCGTTAGTGGTTATTGTTTTTCTATTATCATGGCTTATACCTTTAATGGCTATTATAATAACTTTAGAGTCTAAAGGACCTGTCTTCTTTAGACAAAAAAGAAACGGTATAGATAATGAAGAGTTTTATTGTTATAAATTTAGATCTATGGCTCCTAACAAGGATGCAGATAATTATATGGCAACTAAAAACGATATGCGTATTACCAAAGTAGGAAAGTTTATACGTAAAACCAGTATAGATGAGTTGCCGCAGTTTTACAATGTATTATTTGGTTCTATGTCTGTTGTTGGTCCAAGACCACATATGGTTAAGCATACTAGTGAGTATGCTAATAAAGTAAATAAATATATGGTAAGACATTTTGTTAAACCTGGTATTACTGGTTTAGCACAGGTAAGAGGCTATAGAGGAGAAATAGAAAAAGACGAAGACATTTTAAATAGAACAAAGTTTGATATTTTTTATATTGAAAACTGGTCTTTATTTTTAGATTTGAAAATTATAGTACAAACCGTACTTAACGCTGTTTCTGGAGAAGAAAAAGCATATTAA
- a CDS encoding DUF6341 family protein — MKTFFKAIEDLFVDVLFAPLDLLRALELENWWAANTLNWVFMIIGAIAMVYWMLQLKEHSNNNEEDKSVNAHSYIKI; from the coding sequence ATGAAAACATTTTTTAAAGCAATAGAGGATTTATTTGTTGATGTACTTTTTGCTCCTTTAGATTTACTAAGAGCATTAGAATTAGAAAACTGGTGGGCAGCAAATACGCTTAACTGGGTTTTTATGATTATTGGAGCAATAGCAATGGTATATTGGATGTTACAACTTAAAGAGCACTCTAATAACAATGAAGAAGATAAGAGTGTAAATGCACATTCTTACATAAAAATTTAA
- a CDS encoding O-antigen ligase family protein yields MKRFKVDYYLLLIFLLILIVFKAPSFAFLFIIPILSISYYRIIVKRDITTVLILMLSARLIMGPFIINNNLSFNILNILCNYIPIVIILGFNLISLKTLNVKKLWSLKWTLLFIVFLYFFGLFNVSYSLSVFTEEILPLSLFFIVIITNSEQSIKYEYLLNFFRYTFLACLVVYLSPHFYDQMYLLFADGIIFKKKVSDIALRVFRSIPRNTGFVFDFRIMGQLACIYLIILHYLKKRDNYWDVVLLCLVGLITFSRGPLLILILLLIGVYAPTKIRLTKKLIILTVCFFVLMVMGIFYGLNNKNIQKFVKTFNPFAKDNAISQRGIFINYALNRFSEQPFGAGIGALSSSKADVVIFAGYTNRHKEKPDKVFYHKVGDAYLALSLAEKGIIGFILFLLSLIEIFYSKRNRVSLFFLVGLMINLIGTDIPKQGFYYFVIIIIYYGLSQKKILIDNLPKIST; encoded by the coding sequence TTGAAACGTTTTAAAGTTGATTATTATTTACTCTTAATTTTTTTATTAATACTTATTGTATTTAAGGCTCCTTCATTTGCGTTTCTATTTATTATACCTATTTTATCTATATCTTATTATAGAATTATTGTTAAAAGAGATATTACTACAGTCTTAATTTTAATGCTTTCTGCTAGACTTATTATGGGGCCTTTTATTATTAACAATAACTTATCGTTCAATATACTCAATATACTATGTAATTATATACCTATTGTCATTATTTTAGGATTTAATTTAATTAGTTTAAAAACATTAAATGTAAAAAAACTGTGGTCGTTAAAATGGACACTGCTTTTTATAGTGTTTCTTTATTTTTTTGGCCTTTTTAACGTATCATATTCTTTATCTGTTTTTACAGAAGAAATTTTGCCATTATCTTTATTTTTTATTGTAATAATTACTAATAGTGAACAGTCTATAAAATATGAGTATCTATTGAATTTTTTTAGGTACACTTTTTTAGCGTGTTTAGTGGTTTATTTAAGTCCACATTTTTATGATCAGATGTATTTATTATTTGCGGATGGAATAATTTTTAAAAAAAAGGTTTCTGATATTGCATTAAGAGTATTTAGATCTATACCTCGTAATACTGGTTTTGTCTTTGATTTCAGAATTATGGGGCAATTAGCTTGTATTTATTTAATTATTTTACATTATTTGAAAAAGAGAGATAATTATTGGGATGTCGTACTACTTTGTTTGGTTGGGTTAATAACGTTTTCAAGAGGGCCATTGCTTATTCTAATATTATTGTTAATTGGAGTTTATGCTCCAACAAAAATAAGACTAACAAAAAAGCTTATTATATTAACAGTGTGTTTTTTTGTTTTAATGGTAATGGGAATTTTTTATGGGTTGAATAATAAAAATATTCAAAAATTTGTAAAAACATTTAACCCATTTGCAAAGGACAATGCAATTTCTCAGCGCGGTATTTTTATAAACTATGCGCTTAACAGATTTAGTGAACAACCTTTTGGAGCTGGTATTGGAGCCTTATCCTCGTCGAAAGCTGATGTGGTAATATTTGCCGGCTATACAAACAGGCATAAGGAAAAACCAGATAAAGTGTTTTATCATAAGGTAGGGGATGCGTATTTGGCACTATCTTTGGCAGAAAAAGGTATTATAGGTTTTATTTTGTTTTTATTATCTTTAATTGAAATCTTTTATTCCAAAAGAAATAGAGTGTCATTATTTTTTCTTGTAGGGTTAATGATCAACCTTATTGGAACTGATATTCCAAAACAAGGGTTTTATTACTTTGTTATCATTATAATATATTATGGATTAAGTCAAAAAAAAATCTTAATAGATAATTTACCTAAAATCTCTACTTAA
- a CDS encoding acyltransferase, with product MFSKLVKSKIIRTLYVFCSKIHSLFVDRVLSSLKFRALIKNSGEKCYCHYSVEIKYGQNISIGNNTRIGPNSTLGALGNIKIGSNVVVSKGVIIETAGLDFKSNSIPYKHKGKEITIGDNVWIGARAIILGGVHIGKDSIIGAGVVVSKTVPPNHILVGQQSRIIPKRS from the coding sequence ATGTTTTCTAAGTTAGTCAAATCAAAAATAATAAGGACTTTATATGTTTTTTGTTCAAAAATTCATTCCTTATTCGTAGATAGAGTGTTAAGTAGTTTAAAATTTAGAGCGCTAATAAAAAACTCTGGAGAAAAATGTTATTGCCATTATTCGGTAGAAATTAAATATGGTCAAAATATTAGCATAGGTAATAATACTAGAATTGGTCCTAATTCTACTTTAGGCGCTCTTGGGAATATAAAAATAGGATCCAATGTGGTTGTATCTAAAGGAGTTATTATAGAGACTGCTGGTTTAGATTTTAAATCAAATAGTATACCTTATAAGCACAAAGGAAAAGAAATTACTATAGGGGATAACGTTTGGATTGGCGCAAGAGCTATAATTTTAGGAGGTGTTCATATTGGGAAAGATTCTATTATTGGCGCCGGCGTGGTTGTTTCTAAAACTGTACCACCTAATCATATTTTAGTTGGCCAACAATCAAGAATAATACCCAAAAGAAGCTAA
- the purD gene encoding phosphoribosylamine--glycine ligase, producing the protein MNILILGSGGREHTIAWKLNQSKKLNKLFVAPGNAGTASIAKNIPIGVNDFKAIKEVVLAEQINMVVVGPEDPLVNGVHDFFLNDIDLKNIPVIGPQKAAATLEGSKDFAKEFMMRHNIPTAAYKSFTADTLADGQAFLETLKAPYVLKADGLAAGKGVLILQDLDEAKNELASMLVDSKFGDASTTVVIEEFLDGIELSVFVLTDGKNFKVLPTAKDYKRIGEGDTGLNTGGMGAISPVPFASDEFMSKIHSQVVKPTIDGLVKDNLPYKGFIFIGLIKVGEEPKVIEYNVRLGDPETEVVLPRLQNDLVEVFEAVGNQTLDAIDIKIDERTATTVMTVSGGYPEAYEKGKEITGLDTVEGSIVFHAGTKLDGDKVVTNGGRVMAVTSFGTNFKDALAQSYKNVEKLHFDKINYRKDLGFDL; encoded by the coding sequence ATGAACATTCTTATCCTTGGTTCTGGCGGTAGAGAACACACTATTGCTTGGAAACTTAATCAAAGTAAAAAGCTAAATAAACTTTTTGTGGCACCTGGTAATGCCGGTACTGCTTCAATTGCAAAAAATATACCAATTGGTGTAAACGATTTTAAAGCTATAAAAGAAGTAGTTCTTGCAGAGCAAATAAATATGGTTGTAGTTGGTCCAGAAGACCCTTTGGTTAATGGTGTACATGATTTCTTTTTAAACGACATCGACCTAAAAAATATTCCTGTTATAGGACCACAAAAGGCAGCTGCAACTTTAGAGGGTAGTAAAGATTTTGCTAAAGAATTTATGATGCGTCATAACATTCCTACTGCGGCATATAAAAGTTTTACAGCAGATACATTGGCAGACGGACAAGCGTTTTTAGAAACCCTTAAGGCTCCATATGTACTAAAGGCAGATGGTTTAGCGGCAGGTAAAGGTGTTTTAATTTTACAAGATTTAGATGAAGCTAAAAATGAACTTGCTTCTATGTTGGTAGATTCTAAATTTGGAGACGCTAGTACAACTGTTGTTATTGAAGAGTTTTTAGATGGTATAGAGCTTAGTGTTTTTGTACTTACAGATGGTAAAAACTTTAAAGTATTGCCAACAGCTAAAGATTACAAACGTATTGGTGAAGGAGATACAGGCTTAAATACAGGCGGTATGGGAGCTATTTCACCTGTTCCTTTTGCTAGTGATGAGTTTATGAGTAAAATACACTCACAAGTTGTAAAACCAACGATAGATGGCCTTGTAAAGGATAACTTACCATACAAAGGTTTTATTTTTATAGGACTGATAAAAGTAGGAGAAGAGCCTAAGGTAATTGAGTATAATGTACGTTTAGGTGATCCGGAAACAGAAGTTGTATTACCACGTTTACAAAACGATTTAGTTGAGGTTTTTGAAGCTGTAGGTAACCAAACATTAGATGCTATAGATATTAAAATTGATGAGCGTACGGCAACTACAGTTATGACAGTTTCTGGTGGTTATCCTGAAGCATATGAAAAAGGAAAAGAAATTACAGGTTTAGATACAGTAGAAGGTTCTATTGTTTTTCATGCAGGTACTAAATTAGATGGTGATAAAGTGGTTACTAACGGTGGTCGTGTAATGGCAGTAACATCATTTGGTACTAATTTTAAAGATGCTTTAGCACAATCATACAAAAACGTAGAAAAGCTTCATTTTGATAAAATAAACTACAGAAAAGACTTAGGTTTCGACTTGTAA
- a CDS encoding UDP-glucuronic acid decarboxylase family protein produces the protein MKKVLITGAAGFLGSHLCDRFIKEGFYVIAMDNLITGDLKNIEHLFPLENFEFQHHDVSKFIHIPGKLDYILHFASPASPIDYLKIPIETLKVGALGTHNLLGVAKEKNAIILVASTSEVYGDPLVHPQNEEYYGNVSPVGPRGVYDEAKRFMESITMAYHRFHGLDTRIVRIFNTYGPRMRLNDGRVVPAFMGQALRGEDLTVFGDGKQTRSFCYIDDQVEGIYRLLMSNYSYPVNIGNPHETTIGEFAEEIIKLTGTEQKVIYKPLPTDDPMQRQPDITKAKELLGWEPKVSREEGLKIVFDYFKSLSPEELQDKEHRDFSK, from the coding sequence ATGAAAAAAGTACTTATTACTGGAGCGGCAGGATTTTTAGGATCTCATTTATGCGACAGGTTTATTAAAGAAGGTTTCTACGTAATTGCAATGGATAATTTAATTACGGGAGATTTAAAAAATATTGAGCACCTTTTTCCTTTAGAGAATTTTGAGTTTCAACATCATGATGTGTCTAAGTTTATTCATATTCCAGGTAAACTAGATTATATATTACATTTTGCATCACCAGCAAGCCCTATAGATTATTTAAAAATTCCTATTGAGACATTAAAGGTTGGCGCGTTAGGAACTCATAATTTGCTTGGAGTAGCAAAAGAAAAAAACGCTATAATTTTGGTTGCTTCTACCTCAGAGGTGTACGGAGATCCATTAGTGCATCCGCAAAACGAAGAATATTACGGTAATGTAAGTCCGGTTGGACCACGTGGTGTATACGATGAGGCTAAACGTTTTATGGAGTCTATTACTATGGCGTACCACCGTTTTCACGGACTAGATACGCGTATTGTTAGGATTTTTAATACCTACGGACCAAGAATGCGACTAAACGATGGTCGTGTTGTACCCGCGTTTATGGGTCAGGCTTTACGAGGAGAAGATTTAACGGTCTTTGGTGACGGAAAGCAAACAAGGTCTTTCTGTTACATAGATGATCAAGTAGAGGGCATTTACAGGCTTCTAATGAGTAATTATAGTTACCCAGTTAATATTGGTAATCCGCATGAAACCACTATAGGCGAATTTGCAGAAGAAATTATTAAACTTACTGGTACAGAGCAAAAGGTAATTTACAAGCCTTTACCAACAGATGACCCAATGCAAAGACAACCAGATATTACTAAAGCAAAGGAATTGTTGGGTTGGGAGCCTAAAGTTTCTAGAGAAGAAGGACTAAAAATTGTTTTCGACTACTTTAAGTCGTTATCTCCAGAAGAATTACAAGATAAAGAACATAGAGATTTTTCTAAATAA
- a CDS encoding DUF1972 domain-containing protein, producing MKIAILGTRGVPNYHGGFEQFAEFFSVYMASNGYDIYVYNSHNHPYKQSDFKGVKIVHCFDPEYKLGTAGQFLYDLNCIRDIRKRNFDIILQLGYTSSSIWSWLFPKKVIIVTNMDGLEWKRSKYSPTVQKFLLKAEKWAVKYSDFHIADSIGIQEYLKEKYKIESKFIAYGAFVFDNPKEHKILKYNVTSYNYNMLIARLEPENNIETILDGYVLSSKNMPFLVVGKHETKFGEYLKDKYKEEVGIRFLGGIYDFNMLNNLRYFSNLYFHGHSVGGTNPSLLEAMASNTLIVANRNIFNESILGNDAYYFESAIDVKESLEYFKKDNKKKIINNEKKINEKYNWDIINNVYREFLDKISEN from the coding sequence ATGAAAATAGCAATACTAGGAACTAGAGGAGTACCAAATTATCACGGAGGTTTTGAGCAATTTGCGGAGTTTTTTTCTGTTTATATGGCAAGTAATGGGTATGATATCTACGTTTATAATTCTCATAATCATCCCTATAAGCAAAGTGATTTTAAAGGCGTTAAAATTGTGCATTGTTTTGATCCAGAATATAAGTTAGGTACTGCAGGACAGTTTCTATATGATTTAAATTGTATTCGGGATATTAGAAAAAGAAATTTTGATATTATTTTGCAATTAGGTTATACGTCCAGTTCTATTTGGTCTTGGCTTTTTCCAAAAAAAGTTATTATAGTAACCAACATGGATGGATTAGAATGGAAACGTAGTAAATACTCTCCTACAGTACAAAAATTTCTCTTAAAAGCAGAAAAATGGGCTGTAAAATATAGCGACTTTCATATTGCAGATTCCATAGGAATACAAGAATACTTAAAGGAAAAATATAAAATTGAGTCTAAATTTATAGCATACGGAGCTTTTGTTTTTGATAACCCAAAAGAACATAAAATATTAAAATATAATGTGACTAGCTATAATTACAATATGCTAATAGCAAGATTAGAGCCAGAAAATAATATTGAGACAATATTAGATGGTTACGTTTTGTCATCTAAAAATATGCCTTTTTTAGTAGTTGGAAAGCACGAAACAAAATTTGGCGAATATTTAAAAGATAAATATAAAGAAGAAGTTGGCATTAGATTTTTAGGAGGTATTTATGATTTTAATATGCTAAATAACCTTAGGTATTTTTCTAATTTATACTTTCATGGGCACTCTGTAGGCGGAACTAATCCTTCACTGTTAGAAGCAATGGCCTCTAATACATTGATAGTTGCAAATAGAAATATTTTTAATGAAAGTATATTAGGAAACGATGCATATTATTTTGAGTCCGCAATAGATGTTAAAGAGTCATTGGAATATTTTAAAAAGGACAATAAGAAAAAAATCATTAATAATGAGAAAAAGATCAATGAAAAATATAATTGGGATATTATTAATAATGTATACAGAGAATTTTTAGACAAAATTTCTGAAAATTAA
- a CDS encoding O-antigen ligase family protein, whose product MFRKLKTVHYFIFSLILVIISLCLYVFVKYEVLQNPITSVNLIFTNEVGKEDIPIVYISSDNESEINFKTVYKFKDTGNLTYQCRLDGTKKLRRIRLYFPHPNRTVSIKEINLKTETKVVNIPLLKFKKREGINCSVQSNEIELEVLIKNGYIELPNVYVYSSDFNNILQLILPLVIVLILLGITIKTFNPIQIKSLPVPIVAIYLFVLSIFLPAPAYNVALILMALLNIKRLSWEDITSQKGNLIILGFFMVYAFNNFFISEEGFNELSILERFLPFLVLSVVLPSIANRKYLSLFPISAFVLGFGFLLTSIFDVFIHQNFVFLSFDFFAKYLHPVYFSYLIFFSICYIDLHYSGKYKYILEFILFVFLIFCGSKMVFLFSLIVVFMNLLKNKKTVLLIIPLALIVIIFSPLKHRFSEIINQDDLSVLNESHIKNPNDSRINGLTLRLILWRETLSTMNGLDYVFGKGVTKETNKHLNKHLIDLGLKNHIGFNPHNQYVDTFWRTGIIGLLLLILIPVYSLVIGIKRKDKLLMQFSLFMLAVMCSESIFGRVNGIYFFTTVILLLMNTNKLNENSNTRN is encoded by the coding sequence ATGTTTAGAAAACTTAAAACAGTTCATTATTTTATATTTTCTCTAATACTTGTAATTATATCACTGTGCCTATATGTATTTGTTAAATATGAGGTATTACAAAACCCTATTACTTCAGTTAATCTCATTTTTACCAATGAAGTCGGTAAAGAAGATATCCCAATTGTCTATATTTCCAGTGACAATGAGTCTGAAATTAACTTCAAAACAGTTTATAAATTTAAAGACACTGGAAACTTAACTTATCAATGCCGGCTTGATGGGACTAAAAAACTACGTAGAATAAGACTTTACTTTCCCCACCCCAACAGAACGGTCTCCATTAAAGAGATTAACCTTAAAACAGAAACTAAAGTTGTCAACATTCCTCTACTAAAATTCAAAAAACGAGAGGGAATTAATTGTAGTGTTCAATCAAACGAAATAGAACTTGAAGTGCTTATAAAGAATGGGTATATCGAGTTGCCAAATGTTTATGTATACTCTTCTGACTTTAATAACATTCTTCAACTAATTTTACCTTTAGTCATTGTTTTAATTCTTCTTGGTATAACAATAAAAACTTTCAATCCAATTCAAATTAAATCACTTCCTGTACCTATAGTAGCAATTTACCTATTTGTTTTAAGTATTTTTTTACCTGCACCTGCGTATAATGTAGCATTAATATTAATGGCTTTGTTAAATATAAAAAGACTATCATGGGAAGATATAACATCACAAAAAGGCAACCTTATAATTTTAGGCTTTTTTATGGTTTACGCTTTTAATAATTTTTTTATTTCTGAAGAAGGATTTAATGAATTATCTATCCTTGAGCGTTTTCTACCTTTTCTTGTTTTAAGTGTTGTTCTACCTTCCATAGCGAACAGAAAATATTTGTCCTTATTTCCTATATCAGCATTTGTGCTTGGATTTGGGTTTTTATTAACATCGATTTTTGATGTATTTATCCATCAGAATTTTGTGTTTTTATCTTTTGATTTTTTTGCAAAATATTTGCATCCAGTATATTTTTCATATCTCATTTTTTTTTCAATATGTTACATCGATTTACATTATAGTGGTAAATACAAGTATATTTTAGAGTTTATTTTATTTGTGTTTCTAATTTTTTGTGGCTCTAAAATGGTATTTTTATTTTCTTTAATAGTTGTTTTTATGAACTTACTTAAGAATAAAAAAACAGTACTTTTAATTATACCCTTAGCGTTAATTGTCATTATATTTTCACCACTAAAGCATCGATTTTCCGAAATAATAAATCAAGATGATCTTAGTGTCCTAAATGAAAGTCATATTAAAAACCCTAATGATTCAAGAATTAATGGTTTAACTTTACGTTTAATATTATGGCGAGAAACTCTTTCCACTATGAATGGTTTAGATTATGTTTTTGGAAAAGGAGTTACAAAAGAAACCAATAAGCATCTAAATAAACACTTGATTGATTTAGGGCTAAAAAACCATATAGGCTTTAATCCGCATAACCAATATGTCGATACTTTTTGGCGAACAGGTATTATAGGATTATTATTGTTAATTTTGATTCCGGTTTACAGCTTGGTTATTGGAATAAAACGAAAGGATAAATTATTAATGCAGTTCTCATTATTTATGTTAGCAGTAATGTGTTCTGAATCTATATTTGGAAGGGTAAATGGAATATATTTTTTTACTACGGTAATTTTATTACTAATGAATACAAACAAACTTAATGAAAATAGCAATACTAGGAACTAG
- a CDS encoding glycosyltransferase family 4 protein, with protein sequence MKIGIDAKWFFSGPPSGKVVIKQLLKELLSDNYRTFEFYVFLKKKEKDLKFPYQNKNIKLVYVTTHNNLITNVFILPRHFKKFELDVVLLQNFGSFSKINSVLYIHDLLYLDYPQFYSYKERLYLSFLKPLAKRANKIVTISEAEKRRIIKHKLGNNNVQFVYHGVDSKFKPLEGHNKLNIQAFKEKYNLPNEFILYLGRLNIRKNIANLISAMQFIDTPLVIVGEKDHKNENLSSTIDVLGLNDKIFFTGYIEEFELPLAYALATLFCFPSYAEGFGLPPLEAMASGTPVVVSDRTSLPEVCEDAALYVNPDDPSDIAKKINTLLASKEIINTFAAKGVVQSKKFSWGKSAENLMKIIKATNDN encoded by the coding sequence ATGAAAATAGGAATTGATGCTAAATGGTTTTTCAGCGGCCCTCCGAGCGGTAAGGTTGTTATTAAGCAGTTATTAAAAGAATTACTAAGTGATAATTACAGAACCTTTGAGTTCTATGTTTTTTTAAAAAAAAAGGAGAAAGATCTGAAATTTCCTTATCAAAATAAGAATATAAAACTAGTTTATGTTACTACGCATAATAACTTAATTACAAATGTTTTCATTTTACCAAGACATTTCAAAAAGTTTGAATTGGATGTGGTATTGCTCCAAAATTTTGGCTCATTCTCAAAAATTAATAGCGTTTTATATATACATGATTTATTATACTTGGATTACCCACAATTTTATTCATATAAAGAAAGGTTATATTTAAGTTTTTTAAAGCCACTTGCAAAAAGAGCCAATAAGATTGTTACTATATCAGAGGCGGAGAAGAGGCGTATTATAAAGCATAAATTAGGAAATAATAATGTTCAATTTGTTTACCATGGTGTAGATTCTAAATTCAAACCTTTAGAAGGGCATAATAAGTTGAATATACAAGCATTTAAGGAAAAGTATAATTTACCAAATGAGTTTATTTTGTACCTAGGGAGGTTAAATATTAGAAAAAACATAGCAAACTTAATTTCTGCGATGCAGTTTATTGACACTCCTTTAGTGATTGTTGGAGAAAAGGATCATAAAAATGAAAACTTATCTTCAACTATTGACGTCTTAGGCCTTAATGATAAAATATTTTTTACAGGTTATATTGAAGAGTTCGAATTGCCTTTAGCGTATGCGTTGGCAACCCTTTTCTGCTTTCCTTCTTATGCAGAAGGTTTTGGCTTGCCTCCTTTAGAAGCAATGGCTAGTGGCACGCCAGTTGTTGTTTCGGATAGGACTAGTCTGCCAGAGGTATGTGAAGATGCCGCATTGTATGTAAACCCTGATGATCCATCAGATATAGCTAAAAAAATAAACACTTTATTAGCTTCAAAGGAAATCATTAATACCTTTGCAGCTAAGGGAGTTGTTCAGTCTAAAAAATTCTCTTGGGGGAAATCGGCTGAAAACCTAATGAAAATTATTAAAGCAACCAATGATAACTAA
- a CDS encoding acyltransferase, producing MITKIISKLKGDSSYNIRSRYSSREWFVILYERGFQVLRGFIAKFFLLKTKGLCFKGQSVTVKHRSLFTSGKNLILDNNVFINALSEKGIRFGDNVTISRNCTLICTGVISHKGVGITIGNDTGINSYCYLGGQGGIEIGDNVIIGPQVKIFSENHNFSDGATIIKNQGVTRLGVRIENDCWIGSGATILDGVVLKKRTVVAAGSVVNQSFEGNSLIGGIPAKLIKKI from the coding sequence ATGATAACTAAAATTATTTCTAAACTAAAAGGCGATAGTTCTTACAATATTCGGAGTAGATATTCTTCTAGAGAATGGTTTGTGATATTATACGAAAGAGGATTTCAAGTACTTAGAGGATTCATTGCCAAATTCTTTTTATTAAAAACCAAAGGACTTTGCTTTAAAGGTCAAAGCGTAACAGTCAAGCATAGATCTTTATTTACTTCTGGTAAAAACCTTATTTTAGACAATAATGTGTTTATAAATGCACTTTCAGAAAAAGGCATTCGCTTTGGAGATAATGTGACAATTTCAAGAAACTGTACCTTGATCTGTACTGGAGTGATTTCTCATAAAGGGGTTGGCATTACTATTGGTAATGATACTGGGATAAATTCTTATTGTTATCTTGGAGGTCAAGGAGGAATTGAGATTGGGGATAATGTTATCATTGGACCTCAAGTAAAAATATTTTCCGAAAACCATAATTTTTCAGATGGGGCAACTATTATAAAAAATCAGGGAGTAACCCGTTTGGGTGTGAGAATAGAGAACGACTGCTGGATTGGTTCTGGAGCAACCATATTAGATGGAGTGGTTCTAAAAAAGAGGACAGTAGTTGCTGCAGGAAGTGTTGTGAATCAGAGTTTTGAAGGAAATTCACTTATTGGCGGTATTCCTGCCAAATTAATTAAGAAAATATAA